In Mytilus edulis chromosome 7, xbMytEdul2.2, whole genome shotgun sequence, a single genomic region encodes these proteins:
- the LOC139483043 gene encoding uncharacterized protein, whose product MFKGEHTKLIPTLKDLEYEQRLKKLKLPTLKYRRMRGDMIEAYKLTSGIYDHEALPNLLTYNTTSATRGHNKKLTIQRCNKNIRSNFFTQRIAPIWNSLPSSVVNAPTIQTFESRLDKYWTNSEMKYNYRAKADTGTGTETSQQITEDLSIVE is encoded by the coding sequence ATGTTCAAAGGCGAGCACACAAAATTGATACCAACATTGAAAGATCTAGAGTACGAACAACGGTTGAAGAAGCTTAAGTTACCAACACTTAAATACAGACGAATGAGAGGTGATATGATAGAAGCTTACAAATTAACATCGGGAATATATGACCACGAAGCGTTACCTAACCTACTCACATATAACACCACTTCTGCTACTAGAGGACACAACAAAAAACTGACTATCCAAAGATGCAACAAAAACATAAGATCCAACTTCTTCACACAACGAATTGCACCAATATGGAACAGCTTACCCAGCAGCGTTGTAAATGCACCAACTATTCAGACATTTGAAAGCCGCCTAGATAAATATTGGACAAATAGTGAAATGAAATATAACTATAGAGCAAAAGCTGACACAGGAACCGGAACCGAAACAAGTCAGCAAATAACTGAAGATCTGAGCATAGTGGAGTGA